In Microbacterium lushaniae, the following are encoded in one genomic region:
- a CDS encoding pyridoxal-phosphate-dependent aminotransferase family protein, with translation MGPGPISAYPSVLRAMSAPLVGQYDPFMTATMAETQDLYRRVWATENDATLLIDGTSRAGIEAALVSLIRPGDRVLVPVFGRFGHLLAEIAERALAEVHTIEVPWGQVFPVSAIREAVARVRPHVLALVQGDTSTTMNQPLEEIGEICRAHGVLFYTDATASLGGNDFEMDAWGVDAATAGLQKCLGGPSGSAPITLSERAVEVIRSRARVEAGIREESDPDAADFVRSNYFDLGMILDYWGPRRLNHHTEATSMLYAARECARVLLNEGRAAVIARHRLHGEAMLAGVGGLGLGVFGDLAHKMHNVVAVEIPDGVPGEAVRSTLLADFGIEIGTSFGPLHGRVWRIGTMGYNARTDAVLQTLAALESVLRRFGASVPAGGGVAAAEDVYAATDAPGGD, from the coding sequence ATGGGCCCCGGCCCCATCTCGGCCTACCCGAGCGTGCTGCGGGCCATGTCGGCGCCGCTGGTGGGGCAGTACGACCCGTTCATGACGGCGACGATGGCCGAGACGCAGGACCTCTACCGCCGCGTGTGGGCCACCGAGAACGACGCGACGCTGCTCATCGACGGCACCTCCCGTGCGGGGATCGAGGCGGCCCTGGTCTCCCTCATCCGCCCCGGCGACCGCGTGCTCGTGCCCGTCTTCGGCAGGTTCGGTCACCTCCTCGCCGAGATCGCCGAACGCGCGCTCGCCGAGGTGCACACCATCGAGGTGCCCTGGGGTCAGGTGTTTCCGGTCTCGGCCATCCGCGAGGCCGTCGCGCGGGTGCGCCCGCACGTGCTCGCCCTCGTGCAGGGCGACACCTCCACGACGATGAACCAGCCGCTGGAGGAGATCGGCGAGATCTGCCGCGCGCACGGGGTGCTGTTCTACACCGATGCCACCGCATCCCTCGGCGGCAACGATTTCGAGATGGACGCGTGGGGCGTGGATGCGGCGACCGCGGGTCTGCAGAAGTGCCTCGGCGGTCCGTCGGGCTCGGCACCGATCACCCTGTCGGAGCGGGCGGTGGAGGTCATCCGATCGCGCGCGCGTGTGGAGGCCGGCATCCGCGAGGAGAGCGACCCCGATGCGGCGGACTTCGTCCGATCGAACTACTTCGACCTCGGGATGATCCTGGACTACTGGGGTCCGCGCCGGCTGAACCACCACACCGAGGCGACGTCGATGCTCTACGCCGCCCGCGAATGCGCCCGCGTGCTGCTGAACGAGGGACGCGCCGCCGTCATCGCGCGGCACCGGCTGCACGGCGAGGCGATGCTCGCCGGCGTCGGGGGCCTCGGCCTCGGCGTCTTCGGCGACCTCGCGCACAAGATGCACAACGTCGTGGCCGTGGAGATCCCCGACGGCGTGCCAGGGGAGGCGGTGCGCTCCACGCTGCTCGCGGACTTCGGGATCGAGATCGGCACGTCGTTCGGGCCGCTGCACGGTCGGGTGTGGCGCATCGGGACGATGGGCTACAACGCGCGCACGGATGCGGTGCTCCAGACCCTCGCGGCGCTGGAATCCGTGCTGCGCCGTTTCGGCGCATCCGTGCCCGCAGGCGGCGGTGTCGCGGCGGCCGAGGACGTGTACGCCGCGACCGACGCGCCGGGCGGAGACTGA
- a CDS encoding Zn-dependent hydrolase — MARCEELARVTATPGRIERVYLSPEHARVNRLAAEWMREIGMTSWQDAAGNQVGRLHPGPGSASPGSLSGGDPARSLSPSKHPHAGAHDAPALLLGSHLDTVPDAGRFDGIVGVLMALEVARLLRATRDDGTVYAPFPFALEVIAFSDEEGTRFGKALLGSSAVAGAWDDSWWSLTDRDGVSLRHAFREFGLDPGRIGEAARRPDELVGYLEAHIEQGPELDRRGEALAVVSSIASARRFQLVVEGEARHAGGTPYDMRRDALLGASEAALAVERICRGEHHIIGTVGQLEAFPGAVNIVPGEAHFSLDLRGEFDDTRDRVWHGIARELDAIMGRRGLRWHAREVHSAPAVFCAPLLQDVVRAGIGATLDPGADGPAQIFSRAGHDAMALGGITDVGMLFLRNPDGISHHPDEAVSAADVGAGIRALAESVLHLAAEPLV; from the coding sequence ATGGCACGGTGCGAGGAGCTCGCCCGCGTGACGGCCACCCCTGGACGCATCGAGCGGGTGTACCTCTCGCCCGAGCACGCGCGGGTCAATCGCCTGGCGGCGGAGTGGATGCGGGAGATCGGGATGACGTCGTGGCAGGACGCCGCCGGCAACCAGGTCGGACGCCTCCACCCTGGGCCCGGTTCGGCCTCCCCCGGATCGCTGAGCGGCGGCGACCCCGCGCGGTCGCTGAGCCCGTCGAAGCATCCGCACGCCGGCGCGCACGACGCGCCCGCCCTCCTGCTCGGCTCGCACCTGGACACCGTGCCCGACGCCGGTCGGTTCGACGGCATCGTCGGCGTACTGATGGCCCTGGAGGTCGCACGGCTGCTGCGCGCCACCCGCGACGACGGCACGGTCTACGCGCCCTTCCCCTTCGCGCTCGAAGTCATCGCGTTCTCCGACGAGGAGGGGACGCGGTTCGGCAAGGCGCTGCTGGGCTCCTCGGCCGTGGCGGGCGCGTGGGATGACTCGTGGTGGTCGCTGACCGATCGCGACGGCGTGAGCCTCCGGCACGCGTTCCGCGAGTTCGGACTCGACCCCGGCCGCATCGGCGAGGCCGCACGGCGGCCCGACGAGCTCGTCGGCTACCTCGAGGCGCACATCGAGCAGGGTCCGGAGCTGGACCGTCGCGGCGAGGCGCTCGCCGTGGTGTCGTCGATCGCGAGCGCCCGGAGGTTCCAGCTCGTGGTGGAGGGCGAGGCCCGTCACGCCGGCGGCACCCCCTACGACATGCGGCGCGACGCGCTCCTGGGGGCGAGCGAGGCGGCGCTCGCGGTCGAACGGATCTGCCGCGGCGAGCATCACATCATCGGTACCGTCGGTCAGCTCGAGGCTTTCCCCGGCGCCGTCAACATCGTTCCGGGCGAGGCGCACTTCTCCCTCGACCTGCGCGGGGAGTTCGACGACACGCGTGATCGCGTGTGGCACGGCATCGCGCGGGAGCTCGACGCGATCATGGGCCGCCGCGGCTTGCGCTGGCATGCCCGCGAGGTGCATTCGGCGCCGGCGGTGTTCTGCGCGCCGCTGCTGCAGGATGTCGTGCGCGCCGGCATCGGCGCGACCCTCGATCCCGGCGCCGACGGCCCCGCCCAGATCTTCAGCCGCGCCGGCCACGACGCGATGGCCCTCGGCGGCATCACCGACGTCGGGATGCTGTTCCTCCGCAACCCCGACGGCATCAGCCACCACCCGGACGAGGCGGTGTCGGCGGCCGACGTGGGTGCCGGCATCCGTGCGCTGGCGGAGTCGGTGCTGCACCTCGCCGCCGAGCCGCTAGTCTG